The Muricauda sp. SCSIO 65647 genome includes a region encoding these proteins:
- the rbfA gene encoding 30S ribosome-binding factor RbfA, with translation METQRQKKIARVIQQDLADILQRAVTEAGAQGIIVSVSKVYVTVDLSMAKVYVSIFPNDRAQPLLSEIKKTEPQIKHQLAQRTKHQLRRVPELTFFLDDSLDYIDSIEESLKGGENPIENRDLLPKRKKS, from the coding sequence ATGGAAACACAACGACAGAAGAAGATAGCCCGTGTCATTCAGCAAGACCTTGCCGACATACTGCAACGTGCCGTTACTGAAGCCGGCGCACAGGGCATCATTGTTTCCGTATCAAAAGTCTATGTCACCGTTGACCTTTCAATGGCCAAGGTGTACGTCAGTATCTTTCCGAATGACAGGGCACAACCCCTGTTAAGCGAAATCAAAAAGACCGAACCACAGATCAAACACCAATTGGCCCAGCGCACCAAACACCAGTTGAGACGGGTGCCAGAACTGACTTTTTTTCTCGATGACTCGTTAGATTACATCGACAGTATTGAAGAATCGTTGAAGGGCGGTGAAAACCCTATCGAGAATCGCGACCTTTTACCAAAAAGAAAGAAGTCTTAG
- the mce gene encoding methylmalonyl-CoA epimerase, which produces MDKIEHIGIAVNDLTASNALFEKLYGEPHYKIEEVASEGVRTSFFKVGPNKIELLEATNDNSPIAKFLEKKGEGIHHIAFAVTDLEAEMKRLEGEGFVILPGFPKNGADNKRVAFLHPKGTNGVLVELCQEIAVAETA; this is translated from the coding sequence ATGGACAAAATTGAGCATATCGGTATCGCGGTGAACGATTTGACCGCCTCGAACGCACTTTTTGAGAAACTGTACGGTGAACCCCACTATAAGATTGAAGAAGTGGCCTCAGAAGGGGTTCGCACTTCTTTTTTTAAAGTAGGCCCGAACAAGATTGAATTGTTGGAAGCCACCAATGACAACAGCCCGATCGCCAAATTTTTAGAGAAAAAGGGAGAGGGCATACACCACATTGCCTTTGCCGTAACGGATTTGGAGGCGGAAATGAAGCGCTTAGAGGGCGAGGGGTTCGTTATATTGCCCGGCTTTCCGAAAAACGGGGCAGACAACAAGCGAGTGGCCTTTTTGCACCCTAAGGGCACCAACGGGGTTTTGGTGGAACTGTGCCAAGAAATAGCTGTGGCCGAAACTGCGTGA
- a CDS encoding nuclear transport factor 2 family protein, with protein sequence MDTIKISFDALKRDSWSEQETKNVKLIIEFVQLLMNDHDFDAVLTKFGNPHYVQHNRSIPDGMDALVEYVKSFSKQFPDYTYDVKHIYADGDFVIFHSHITTHRKDRGNDKKGINVHDSWRIKNGQIVAHWDSLQPMNAFLRLYFWLTGGKIANTNGVY encoded by the coding sequence ATGGATACCATAAAAATCAGTTTTGATGCCTTGAAGAGAGACAGCTGGTCTGAACAGGAAACCAAAAATGTGAAATTGATCATTGAATTTGTGCAACTGCTCATGAACGATCATGATTTTGATGCAGTGCTTACAAAATTCGGAAATCCCCATTACGTACAGCACAACAGAAGTATCCCAGATGGTATGGATGCATTGGTAGAGTATGTCAAAAGCTTCTCAAAACAATTTCCCGACTATACGTATGATGTCAAGCACATTTATGCAGACGGTGATTTTGTGATTTTTCATTCTCATATTACTACCCATAGAAAAGATCGTGGTAACGATAAAAAAGGAATCAATGTTCACGACTCTTGGCGAATTAAGAATGGCCAAATTGTAGCGCATTGGGACTCTCTACAGCCCATGAACGCTTTTCTGAGATTATACTTTTGGTTAACAGGTGGTAAAATAGCCAATACCAATGGGGTGTATTAG
- a CDS encoding winged helix-turn-helix transcriptional regulator, with the protein MRSDCPVSFALDLFGDKWTFLIIRDLVQGKKFYNDFLHSKEGIATNILSDRLKKLEHNGIVESKVFEALKTKKEYSMTEKGKDLIPVLIEIIIWSDKHQSDLAVSRDFINKANKDREGLISEILLGLK; encoded by the coding sequence ATGAGATCAGACTGCCCTGTTAGCTTTGCTTTGGACCTATTTGGTGACAAGTGGACCTTTTTAATCATTCGTGATTTGGTTCAAGGAAAAAAATTCTACAACGATTTTTTACATTCCAAAGAAGGTATAGCCACCAATATTCTATCTGATCGTTTAAAAAAGCTGGAACATAATGGAATAGTTGAGTCTAAGGTGTTTGAAGCGCTAAAGACCAAAAAAGAATATTCAATGACCGAGAAAGGAAAAGATTTGATTCCTGTTTTGATAGAAATCATTATCTGGTCAGATAAGCACCAAAGCGATTTGGCAGTAAGTAGGGATTTTATCAACAAAGCCAATAAAGATCGCGAAGGATTGATTTCGGAAATCTTGTTGGGATTAAAATAA
- a CDS encoding helix-turn-helix domain-containing protein codes for MDKFSKDDVLAVLGGRIREVRMRKGMRQNKVAAECGFHKSGYNAIEAGKRNITVLTLYKIAQVLEEPVSIFFEAGE; via the coding sequence TTGGACAAATTTTCTAAAGATGATGTACTGGCCGTCTTGGGCGGGCGTATCAGAGAAGTACGCATGCGCAAGGGCATGCGACAGAACAAGGTGGCCGCAGAATGCGGCTTTCACAAGAGCGGCTACAACGCCATCGAGGCTGGTAAACGAAACATAACCGTCTTGACCCTATACAAGATCGCCCAGGTACTTGAAGAGCCGGTCTCTATTTTCTTCGAGGCCGGGGAATGA